One Desulfobulbus propionicus DSM 2032 DNA segment encodes these proteins:
- a CDS encoding bifunctional acetyl-CoA hydrolase/transferase family protein/GNAT family N-acetyltransferase gives MEYEHNWQEKYSDMIATPAQSLSHLKAGQRVFIGTGCGAPQELIAAMTQRARSLTNVEIIQLITKGDAPYADKKMADSFAINAFFISSNIRDVIQEGFGDYTPILLSDVPKLFDSGSLPIDVALIQVTPPDTRGRVSLGISVDIVRSATENASLVIAEVNPNMPWTHGDTLVDVFDLDILVPVDRPILERAIDPPNPISRKIAQTAAALIPNGSTIELGLGRVPGYGRIPQVVMEFLHDRKDIGFHTEMISDTIIPLIESGAVTGAMKTIDKGKITASFCMGTKKLYDYIHDNPLFSFRPTEYINDANVIGKHKRMVAVNMALEIDLTGQVCSDSVGGRFYSGIGGQIDFNRGAAKAESGRAIITLPSLNREGDASRIVCTLQPGSGVVINRASVHYVVTEYGVAYLHGKSIAERVMALISIAHPDFREQLFREAVAAKYLRPDLARFGNRFMIPVEESIRATFLMEDGTEIDFRSIKPTDEPHMRDLIYNLSQETIYYRFMSRQQRFTPRQIQDFVYIDHRRDVAVVGTVPEAHGEQIIAVGTYYLNEKTNLAEVAFVVRDGWQNKGLGTFLFQHLIKIAKRNGIAGFTAEVLRENERMQNVFNHSGLKVTSQLEEGVYSFHMEF, from the coding sequence ATGGAATACGAACACAACTGGCAGGAAAAATACAGTGACATGATCGCCACCCCGGCCCAGTCCCTCAGCCACCTCAAGGCCGGCCAGCGGGTGTTCATCGGCACCGGCTGCGGCGCGCCCCAGGAGCTGATCGCGGCCATGACCCAGCGGGCCCGCTCGCTGACCAACGTCGAGATCATCCAGCTGATCACCAAGGGCGACGCCCCCTACGCCGACAAGAAGATGGCCGACAGTTTCGCCATCAACGCCTTTTTCATCAGCTCCAACATCCGCGACGTCATCCAGGAAGGATTTGGCGACTACACCCCGATCCTGCTCTCCGACGTACCCAAGCTGTTCGACTCCGGCAGCCTGCCCATCGACGTGGCCCTGATCCAGGTGACCCCGCCCGACACCCGTGGCCGGGTCAGCCTGGGCATTTCGGTGGACATCGTCCGCAGCGCCACCGAGAACGCCTCGCTGGTGATCGCCGAGGTCAACCCCAACATGCCCTGGACTCACGGCGATACCCTGGTCGATGTCTTTGATCTCGATATCCTGGTGCCGGTGGACCGGCCGATCCTGGAGCGGGCCATTGATCCGCCCAACCCGATCAGCCGCAAGATCGCCCAGACCGCCGCTGCCCTGATTCCTAACGGCTCGACCATCGAATTGGGGCTCGGTCGGGTTCCGGGCTATGGCCGCATTCCCCAGGTGGTGATGGAATTTCTGCATGATCGCAAGGATATCGGCTTCCACACCGAGATGATCTCCGACACCATCATCCCCCTGATCGAATCCGGGGCCGTGACAGGGGCGATGAAGACCATCGACAAGGGCAAGATCACCGCCAGTTTCTGCATGGGCACCAAGAAGCTTTACGACTACATCCACGACAACCCGCTGTTCAGCTTCCGGCCCACCGAATACATCAACGACGCCAACGTCATCGGCAAGCACAAGCGGATGGTGGCGGTCAACATGGCCCTGGAGATCGACCTCACCGGCCAGGTCTGCTCGGATTCGGTGGGCGGCCGCTTTTATTCGGGCATCGGCGGCCAGATCGACTTCAATCGCGGCGCGGCCAAGGCGGAGAGCGGCCGGGCGATCATCACCCTGCCGTCGTTGAACAGGGAGGGCGATGCCTCGCGCATCGTCTGCACCCTGCAACCCGGTTCGGGGGTGGTCATCAACCGGGCCAGCGTCCACTACGTGGTCACCGAATACGGCGTGGCCTATCTGCACGGCAAGTCGATCGCCGAGCGGGTCATGGCCCTGATTTCGATTGCCCATCCGGATTTCCGCGAGCAGCTGTTCCGCGAGGCGGTGGCGGCCAAGTACCTGCGGCCCGACCTGGCCCGTTTCGGCAATCGGTTCATGATTCCGGTGGAGGAATCGATCCGCGCCACCTTCCTCATGGAGGACGGCACCGAGATCGATTTCCGTTCGATCAAGCCCACCGACGAGCCCCACATGCGCGACCTGATCTACAACCTCAGCCAGGAGACCATCTATTACCGCTTCATGAGCCGGCAGCAGCGCTTCACCCCGCGCCAGATCCAGGATTTCGTCTATATCGACCACCGCCGCGACGTGGCCGTGGTGGGCACTGTGCCCGAGGCGCATGGCGAACAGATCATCGCGGTCGGCACCTACTACCTCAATGAAAAGACCAACCTGGCCGAGGTGGCCTTCGTGGTCCGCGATGGCTGGCAGAACAAGGGACTGGGTACCTTCCTCTTCCAGCACCTGATCAAGATCGCCAAACGCAACGGCATTGCCGGCTTCACCGCCGAGGTCCTGCGGGAAAACGAGCGGATGCAGAACGTGTTCAACCATTCCGGCCTCAAGGTCACCAGTCAGCTGGAAGAGGGTGTCTACAGCTTTCACATGGAATTCTGA
- a CDS encoding lysophospholipid acyltransferase family protein, with product MADFWYRCSLVVAPPLVLGLLRLWCATCRVKVRDGATFRDYAARDTGIAAFWHYSFLYLFIYLRRYPSAIMVSASKDGEYIARLAQLMGHVAVRGSSNRGGVKALREMIDHLRHGKNSAIVADGSQGPARRAQAGVILMASKSGKPIFPLAWACNRFLRFKSWDRTLVPLPFATIVVRHGEPLTVPPAVTPEQIEWYRLELEQRLNRLYEAAWNEIGLPAHDADAQRSGTGA from the coding sequence TTGGCTGATTTTTGGTACAGATGTTCATTGGTTGTGGCTCCGCCGCTGGTGCTGGGGCTGTTGCGGCTGTGGTGCGCCACGTGCCGGGTCAAGGTGCGGGACGGGGCAACCTTTCGTGACTATGCCGCGCGTGACACCGGTATTGCCGCCTTCTGGCACTACTCCTTTCTCTATCTGTTTATTTATCTGCGCCGCTATCCCTCGGCGATCATGGTCAGTGCTTCCAAAGACGGCGAGTATATCGCCCGTTTGGCCCAGCTGATGGGCCATGTAGCGGTGCGCGGCTCTTCCAACCGGGGCGGGGTCAAGGCCTTGCGGGAGATGATCGATCACTTGCGGCACGGCAAGAACAGCGCCATTGTCGCCGACGGCTCCCAGGGGCCGGCCCGGCGGGCGCAGGCAGGGGTGATTCTCATGGCCAGCAAATCGGGCAAGCCGATCTTTCCCCTTGCTTGGGCCTGTAATCGGTTTCTCCGCTTCAAGAGCTGGGACCGAACCCTGGTACCGCTGCCCTTTGCCACCATTGTCGTCCGCCATGGAGAACCCTTGACGGTGCCGCCGGCGGTGACCCCGGAGCAGATCGAATGGTACCGACTGGAACTGGAGCAACGCCTCAACCGGTTGTACGAGGCGGCCTGGAATGAAATCGGCCTGCCGGCGCATGACGCGGATGCTCAACGGAGCGGGACCGGGGCGTGA
- a CDS encoding CBS domain-containing protein yields MFIHDHMTPSPVTVTPEQTVAEAIDILQRYNIRHLPVVDEQGVLQGILSDRDLRSARPSTVAQSKERGTVEEKVNKTPVSVLMTRDCLFLVPHATLDDALLLFQSRKIGALPVVNEEEKVVGVFTTADLMNAYRDLFGLGAKGSVLVSIEDNQDPQALSKLVRIMEEKQVQFTRLVRAEGTDKRRAMIYLRINTYNVRSVHKALEADGFVVHVPQKTP; encoded by the coding sequence ATGTTCATCCACGATCACATGACACCGTCACCGGTCACGGTTACTCCGGAGCAGACCGTGGCCGAGGCGATCGACATCCTGCAACGCTACAATATCCGCCACCTGCCGGTGGTCGATGAACAGGGCGTGCTTCAGGGGATTCTTTCCGACCGCGACCTGCGTTCGGCCCGGCCTTCCACCGTGGCCCAGAGCAAAGAACGGGGAACGGTCGAGGAAAAGGTCAACAAAACACCAGTTTCCGTGCTGATGACCCGCGATTGCCTCTTCCTTGTCCCCCATGCCACCCTGGACGACGCCCTGCTGCTGTTCCAGTCGCGCAAGATCGGCGCCCTGCCGGTGGTCAACGAGGAGGAAAAGGTGGTCGGGGTCTTCACCACCGCCGACCTGATGAACGCCTACCGCGACCTGTTCGGCCTGGGTGCCAAGGGATCGGTGTTGGTCTCGATTGAGGACAATCAGGACCCGCAGGCCCTGAGCAAGCTGGTGCGGATCATGGAGGAAAAGCAGGTCCAGTTTACCCGCCTGGTGCGGGCCGAAGGCACCGACAAGCGCCGGGCCATGATCTATCTGCGCATCAATACCTACAACGTCCGTTCGGTGCATAAAGCCTTGGAAGCCGACGGCTTTGTGGTCCACGTCCCCCAGAAAACCCCATGA
- a CDS encoding ATP-binding protein translates to MPLFVVLLVSIAAGWLWRQWRRGDNEKKAALDQLRFARRIIEQAPVPIVRIDQELHIVETNECALDTYDREPLIGCSLLDLEPQLANHPLVAALQSSERVVLASEETGRCEPHVNSANFGGTLTLVSLADQQFGLWYGQPPTLRMQPGDVAVALSQAEESANRMKSEFIANINHEVRTPMNAIIGYTEMLANSTLLGPKEKRFVAIIHKSSMALVAIFNDIMELSKIDSGRLQIMTSSIRLPTLIREVESLFKDQAEEKGIVLISRIAGHVPQNFILDGTRLKQVLQNLISNAIKFTSEGQVELTVDGSASKAQAGCYDLSFTIQDSGIGIPAADQQKIFELFRQREDTIAKRYGGVGLGLTLCSRLVTMMGGRIDLLSKEGEGARFTVSLGAIPLAEHGPVEQQVCERTPRADQQKTTILVVDDVDLIKDVFIDFFQDSPYNVVTATNGEEALALARSEHPGMIFMDLNLNGMDGRSITEQLRQHAQTSAVPIVVMTGEMLEEDEYKPLFDDFLQKPFRLDALKEIVARYAQPGERADASLETDSHDADEQAFLASMTEQWSDDLERLRHQAVRSGSLVDAATLGEALQRQGETARQPMLIALGRDLQQFANEPNILGVDRLLAKLSRIVNGKTS, encoded by the coding sequence GTGCCCCTGTTTGTTGTCTTGCTTGTTTCGATTGCCGCCGGGTGGCTCTGGCGGCAGTGGCGTCGCGGCGACAATGAAAAAAAGGCCGCACTTGACCAACTGCGGTTCGCGCGCCGGATCATTGAGCAGGCCCCCGTGCCCATTGTGCGCATCGACCAGGAGTTGCACATAGTCGAAACGAACGAATGTGCCCTTGACACCTACGACCGGGAACCGTTGATCGGTTGCAGTCTGCTGGACCTGGAACCGCAGCTGGCAAACCATCCGCTGGTCGCCGCCCTCCAATCGTCCGAGCGGGTCGTGCTTGCCTCAGAGGAAACAGGCCGTTGCGAACCGCACGTCAATTCCGCCAATTTTGGCGGCACGCTCACGCTTGTTTCCCTCGCCGATCAGCAATTTGGCCTGTGGTATGGACAGCCTCCGACGCTCCGAATGCAACCGGGAGATGTGGCCGTTGCCCTGTCGCAGGCGGAGGAATCGGCCAACCGGATGAAGAGCGAATTCATTGCCAACATCAACCACGAGGTACGCACGCCGATGAACGCCATCATCGGCTATACCGAGATGCTGGCCAATTCGACGCTGCTGGGGCCAAAGGAAAAGCGTTTTGTCGCCATCATCCACAAGAGCAGCATGGCGCTGGTTGCTATTTTCAACGATATCATGGAGCTGTCCAAGATCGATTCCGGTCGGTTGCAGATCATGACCAGTTCGATTCGCCTCCCCACCCTGATTCGGGAAGTCGAAAGTCTGTTCAAGGATCAGGCCGAGGAAAAGGGAATTGTGCTCATCAGTCGGATTGCCGGCCATGTCCCGCAGAATTTTATTTTAGATGGAACGCGGTTGAAACAAGTGCTGCAGAATCTGATCAGCAATGCGATCAAATTCACCTCAGAAGGACAGGTGGAACTGACGGTCGACGGGTCGGCATCGAAGGCGCAAGCCGGTTGTTACGATCTGTCGTTCACGATCCAGGATAGCGGCATAGGCATCCCGGCGGCAGATCAGCAAAAGATCTTTGAATTGTTCCGTCAACGGGAAGATACCATTGCCAAGCGGTATGGCGGCGTGGGCCTGGGTCTGACCCTGTGCAGCCGGTTGGTGACCATGATGGGCGGCCGGATTGACCTGTTGAGCAAGGAGGGGGAGGGCGCGCGTTTCACCGTGTCGCTGGGCGCTATTCCCCTGGCCGAACATGGGCCGGTCGAGCAGCAGGTTTGTGAACGAACCCCCCGAGCCGACCAACAAAAAACCACCATCCTGGTGGTCGATGACGTCGATCTGATCAAGGATGTATTCATCGATTTCTTTCAGGACTCTCCCTACAACGTGGTCACGGCCACCAACGGTGAAGAGGCGTTGGCGCTCGCCCGGTCCGAGCATCCGGGAATGATTTTCATGGATCTCAACCTCAACGGAATGGACGGTCGGAGCATCACCGAACAGTTACGCCAACATGCCCAAACCAGCGCTGTCCCGATCGTGGTCATGACCGGTGAGATGCTGGAAGAAGACGAGTACAAACCGCTGTTCGATGATTTTCTGCAAAAGCCCTTCCGCCTGGACGCCTTGAAGGAAATCGTCGCCCGCTACGCCCAGCCGGGGGAACGTGCCGATGCCTCTCTGGAGACGGACAGCCATGATGCCGACGAGCAGGCCTTTCTTGCCAGCATGACCGAGCAGTGGAGCGACGACCTGGAACGGTTGCGCCATCAGGCCGTTCGATCCGGCAGCCTGGTCGATGCCGCCACCCTGGGCGAGGCCCTTCAGCGGCAGGGCGAAACGGCGCGACAACCCATGCTGATCGCGCTGGGCAGGGACTTGCAGCAGTTTGCCAATGAACCCAATATCCTGGGGGTTGATCGTCTGCTTGCCAAATTGTCCAGGATTGTGAACGGCAAGACCTCATGA
- the uvrB gene encoding excinuclease ABC subunit UvrB, whose protein sequence is MFYNSSNPFEIVSDFTPSGDQPAAIDRLTANLEAGVRDQILLGVTGSGKTFTMAQVVARVQRPTLVMAPNKTLAAQLFAEFRELFPHNAVEYFVSYYDYYQPEAYIPASDTYIEKDSSINDAIDKLRHSATRSLLTRRDVLIVASVSCIYGLGSPDEYKNMHLFLRVGDDYPMEEVQRRLAFMLYERNEFSFHRGTFRVRGDVIDIFPVHEEEHAVRVEFFGDTIDSLSIIDPLRGVVVADVAEMTVFPGSHFVTSQDNLKSAMRSIQDELQLRLSELQADNRLVEAQRLEQRTLFDLEMIAELGYCNGIENYSRHLTGKEPGAPPPNLLDYFPDDYLLIIDESHIGVPQIGGMFNGDRSRKQTLVNYGFRLPSALDNRPLRFDEFEQRIRQVVYVSATPGPYELNKAGEHIVEQLIRPTGLLDPRIEVRPAATQVDDLLEEIRVRAERNQAVLVTTLTKRMAEDLTQYYEELGIRVRYLHSDIKTLERVELIRELRHREYDVLIGINLLREGLDIPEVSLVAVLDADKEGFLRSERSLVQTCGRAARNAEGTVILYADKITPSMRYTIDETNRRRAIQEAYNRERGIVPQTVISEIKDAMAQHLRAAGWQPADEYEAPGLLTAAEPEVVYHSVDELHREIAELEKKMQEAAKQLAFEEAAGYRDRIRELKMMELAVG, encoded by the coding sequence GTGTTCTACAATTCCAGTAATCCTTTTGAAATCGTTTCCGATTTCACCCCCTCCGGCGACCAGCCGGCAGCCATTGACCGGCTGACGGCCAACCTGGAGGCCGGGGTGCGCGACCAGATCCTGCTGGGAGTCACCGGTTCGGGCAAGACCTTCACCATGGCCCAGGTGGTGGCCCGGGTACAGCGGCCGACCCTGGTGATGGCGCCCAACAAGACCCTGGCGGCCCAACTCTTTGCCGAGTTCCGCGAACTCTTTCCCCACAACGCGGTCGAATATTTCGTCTCCTACTACGACTACTACCAGCCCGAGGCCTATATCCCGGCCTCGGACACCTACATTGAAAAGGACTCGTCGATCAACGACGCCATCGACAAGCTGCGTCACTCGGCCACGCGCTCGCTGCTCACCCGCCGCGACGTCCTGATCGTGGCCTCGGTCTCCTGCATCTACGGCCTCGGTTCGCCCGACGAATACAAGAACATGCATCTGTTTTTGCGGGTCGGCGACGATTATCCCATGGAGGAGGTGCAACGGCGGCTGGCCTTCATGCTCTACGAACGCAACGAGTTTTCCTTTCATCGCGGCACCTTTCGCGTTCGCGGTGACGTGATCGACATCTTCCCGGTCCATGAGGAGGAGCATGCGGTGCGGGTCGAGTTCTTCGGCGACACCATCGACAGCCTGTCGATCATCGATCCCCTGCGCGGCGTGGTCGTGGCCGATGTGGCGGAGATGACCGTCTTCCCCGGCAGCCACTTCGTCACCAGCCAGGACAATCTCAAGAGCGCGATGCGCTCCATCCAGGACGAGCTGCAGCTGCGGCTTTCTGAACTGCAGGCCGACAACCGGCTGGTCGAGGCCCAGCGGTTGGAGCAACGCACCTTGTTTGACCTGGAGATGATCGCCGAACTGGGCTACTGCAACGGCATCGAGAACTACAGCCGTCACCTCACCGGCAAGGAGCCGGGCGCGCCGCCGCCCAACCTGCTCGACTATTTCCCCGACGATTACCTGTTGATCATCGACGAGTCGCACATAGGGGTGCCGCAGATCGGCGGCATGTTCAACGGCGACCGTTCGCGCAAGCAGACCCTGGTCAACTATGGCTTCCGTCTGCCCTCGGCCCTGGACAACCGGCCGCTCAGGTTCGACGAATTCGAGCAACGCATCCGCCAGGTGGTGTACGTGTCGGCCACGCCCGGTCCCTACGAGCTCAACAAGGCGGGTGAACACATCGTCGAACAGCTGATCCGGCCCACCGGTCTGCTCGACCCGCGTATCGAGGTGCGGCCGGCCGCCACCCAGGTGGATGACCTGCTGGAGGAGATCCGGGTTCGCGCCGAGCGCAACCAGGCGGTGCTGGTCACCACCCTGACCAAGCGCATGGCCGAGGATCTGACCCAGTACTACGAAGAGCTGGGCATCCGGGTGCGCTATCTCCATTCGGATATCAAAACCCTGGAACGGGTGGAGCTGATCCGCGAATTGCGTCACCGCGAATACGACGTGCTCATCGGCATCAACCTGCTGCGCGAGGGGCTGGATATCCCCGAGGTGTCGCTGGTGGCGGTGCTCGATGCCGACAAGGAGGGATTCCTCCGCTCGGAACGGAGCCTGGTGCAGACCTGCGGCCGCGCGGCCCGCAACGCCGAGGGCACGGTCATTCTCTACGCCGACAAGATCACCCCGTCGATGCGCTACACCATCGATGAAACCAACCGGCGGCGAGCCATCCAGGAGGCCTACAACCGGGAGCGCGGCATCGTTCCGCAAACGGTGATCTCGGAAATCAAGGACGCCATGGCCCAGCACCTGCGGGCCGCGGGCTGGCAGCCTGCCGACGAGTACGAAGCACCGGGACTGTTGACCGCGGCCGAGCCGGAGGTGGTCTATCACAGCGTCGACGAACTGCACCGGGAGATCGCCGAGCTGGAGAAAAAGATGCAGGAAGCGGCCAAACAGTTGGCCTTCGAGGAAGCGGCCGGCTACCGCGACCGGATCAGGGAACTCAAGATGATGGAGCTGGCTGTTGGCTGA
- a CDS encoding cobyrinate a,c-diamide synthase — protein MDKVKSVVLAGLSGGSGKSVVSVALIAALRNRGKGVAAFKKGPDYIDAGWMSKAAGQPCYNLDPYLMSPEAIVSTFQRHLHGSAYAVVEGNRGIFDGVNAAGEFSTAELAQLLDLPVLLVVNCSKTTRTVAALVLGCQAFDPRIRFAGVILNQIANSRHESIIRQSMEQYTDLPVLGIMPRLKQDVFPMRHLGVTPHQEYAAAAEAVDNLAALAETHFDLDAIAAQMRGVVPLPPKVAAPAQPLVTIGVLRDAAFQFYYQENLEALQQAGARLVMIDALQSKALPPELDGLYIGGGFPETSAQQLADNASFRQSVRERIDGGLPVYAECGGLIFLGRSIILDGREFPLAGVFPVTFTLAAKPQAHGYSTFRVEKDNRFYPVGTRIKGHEFRYSRVHQWDGESDSLVLNMERGTGFAGGRDGLVKNNVLALYTHVMASGTPQWVEGFIAAARHHAGLTVAGGAEG, from the coding sequence TTGGACAAAGTAAAAAGTGTGGTGCTGGCGGGGCTCAGCGGCGGTTCGGGAAAATCGGTGGTTTCGGTGGCCCTGATCGCCGCCCTGCGCAATCGGGGCAAAGGCGTGGCCGCGTTCAAGAAGGGGCCGGATTACATCGATGCCGGCTGGATGAGCAAGGCTGCTGGTCAGCCCTGCTATAACCTCGACCCTTATCTGATGTCGCCGGAAGCCATTGTCTCCACCTTCCAGCGGCACCTCCACGGCAGCGCCTATGCGGTGGTCGAGGGGAACCGGGGGATTTTTGACGGTGTCAACGCCGCAGGTGAATTTTCCACCGCCGAACTGGCCCAACTGCTCGACCTGCCGGTCCTGCTGGTGGTCAACTGTTCCAAGACCACCCGTACCGTGGCCGCGCTGGTGCTCGGCTGCCAAGCCTTTGACCCGCGTATCCGCTTTGCCGGGGTGATTCTCAACCAGATCGCCAATTCCCGGCACGAGTCGATCATCCGCCAGTCCATGGAACAGTATACCGATCTGCCGGTGCTGGGGATCATGCCCCGGCTCAAGCAGGATGTCTTTCCCATGCGTCACCTTGGGGTCACGCCCCACCAGGAATATGCGGCTGCGGCCGAGGCAGTGGACAATCTGGCCGCCTTGGCGGAAACCCATTTCGATCTCGACGCCATTGCCGCCCAGATGCGGGGAGTGGTGCCCCTGCCACCCAAGGTCGCGGCGCCGGCACAACCGCTGGTGACCATCGGTGTGCTCCGCGATGCCGCTTTTCAGTTTTATTACCAGGAAAATTTAGAGGCGCTGCAACAGGCCGGGGCACGGCTGGTGATGATCGACGCCCTGCAGTCCAAGGCGCTGCCGCCGGAACTCGATGGCCTGTACATCGGCGGCGGTTTTCCCGAAACCAGCGCCCAGCAGCTGGCCGACAACGCGAGTTTTCGCCAATCGGTCCGCGAAAGGATCGACGGCGGCCTGCCGGTGTATGCCGAATGTGGCGGGTTGATCTTTCTCGGCCGTTCGATCATCCTCGATGGCCGCGAATTTCCGTTGGCCGGCGTCTTTCCCGTGACCTTCACCTTGGCCGCCAAACCCCAGGCCCACGGCTATTCGACCTTCAGAGTGGAAAAGGACAACAGGTTTTACCCTGTCGGCACCCGGATCAAGGGGCATGAGTTCCGCTATTCGCGGGTACATCAATGGGATGGGGAAAGCGACAGTCTGGTGCTGAACATGGAACGCGGCACCGGTTTTGCCGGCGGCCGAGACGGGCTGGTGAAAAACAATGTGCTCGCCCTCTACACCCATGTGATGGCCTCGGGCACGCCCCAATGGGTCGAAGGCTTCATTGCCGCAGCCCGCCACCACGCCGGGCTGACCGTGGCAGGCGGCGCCGAGGGGTGA
- a CDS encoding acetate--CoA ligase family protein, translated as MLDRLFSPESIAVIGASKTVGKVGYDTVSNLVKSGFPGPIAPVNSAGGELFGLKVYPTIADYPHPVDLVVIAVPAEMVPAAAREAVKKKAGAIVVVASGFKETGPHGRKLEEELTEICRRGGVRLLGPNCLGIINTAIKLNASFSKRIPQRGHLAIFSQSGALCTAMMDIADERELGVSKSISIGNKADITEVDVLAALAQDDETKVIVGYLEDISDGDKFVKAAQEASSRKPVVILKAGTTVAGTKAAANHTGVLAGKDTAYGAAFKRAGICRADSFEALFDYATALALQPTPRGDRVLVITNSGGSGTMAADAVEKSGLSVTRLSDSLVARLRAELPPAAFIDNPIDISADAEPRHYAAAIDSAVADDSIDAILVVLAPQYMTQPAATVRAIVAHMDETTPVLASFLGGSDVMPSRKELAAAGLPFYDSPERAVGALKAMHEYGEWKRRPARHVVRFPVNRRRVERIITRRQRTGRLRLGEVKSKDILKAYGFRIMEGRLTTSLEEAVEIARFIGFPVAMKIVSPSIVHKSDLGGVRLNIGSSQEVADAFDLMMLRINKHAPNAIVEGVYVEKMAEKGLEVIIGMTRDPQFGPMLMFGLGGIFVEVMKDVTFHLAPITENEAIQMLKSTRSYELLEGKRGLKEVDISAIAVSLQRISQLTTDFPQIVELDINPLIVGEIGNEPVVADARMTFARPLAGL; from the coding sequence ATGCTCGATAGACTGTTTTCCCCGGAGTCGATCGCGGTGATCGGCGCTTCCAAGACCGTGGGCAAGGTCGGCTACGACACGGTGAGCAATCTGGTCAAGAGTGGTTTTCCCGGCCCGATCGCGCCGGTCAACTCGGCCGGGGGCGAACTGTTTGGCCTCAAGGTCTACCCCACCATCGCCGACTATCCCCACCCCGTGGATTTGGTGGTGATCGCGGTCCCGGCGGAGATGGTTCCGGCCGCTGCCCGCGAGGCGGTCAAGAAAAAGGCCGGCGCCATCGTGGTGGTGGCCTCGGGATTCAAGGAAACCGGACCCCACGGGCGGAAGCTGGAGGAAGAGCTGACCGAGATCTGCCGCAGGGGCGGGGTGCGGCTCCTGGGCCCCAACTGCTTGGGCATCATCAACACGGCCATCAAACTGAACGCTTCCTTTTCCAAACGCATTCCCCAGCGCGGCCATCTGGCCATCTTCTCCCAATCCGGGGCCCTGTGCACCGCCATGATGGACATCGCCGACGAGCGCGAGCTCGGGGTGTCGAAATCGATCTCCATCGGCAACAAGGCGGACATCACCGAGGTCGATGTGCTCGCCGCCCTGGCCCAGGACGATGAAACCAAGGTCATTGTCGGTTATCTGGAAGACATCAGCGACGGCGACAAGTTCGTCAAGGCAGCCCAGGAAGCCAGCAGCCGCAAACCGGTGGTGATCCTCAAGGCCGGCACCACCGTGGCCGGCACCAAGGCCGCGGCCAATCACACCGGCGTGCTCGCCGGCAAGGACACCGCCTACGGCGCGGCCTTCAAACGGGCCGGCATCTGCCGGGCCGACAGTTTCGAGGCCCTGTTCGACTATGCCACCGCGCTCGCCCTGCAGCCCACGCCTCGGGGTGACCGGGTGCTGGTTATCACCAACTCGGGCGGTTCCGGCACCATGGCCGCCGACGCGGTGGAGAAATCCGGCCTGAGCGTCACCCGGCTGAGCGATTCGCTGGTGGCACGGTTGCGGGCGGAGCTGCCGCCGGCCGCCTTCATCGACAACCCGATCGACATCTCTGCCGACGCCGAACCGCGCCACTATGCCGCCGCCATCGACAGCGCCGTGGCCGACGACTCCATCGACGCCATCCTGGTGGTGCTGGCGCCCCAGTACATGACTCAGCCGGCGGCCACGGTCAGGGCCATTGTCGCCCACATGGACGAAACCACCCCGGTGCTCGCCTCCTTCCTCGGCGGGTCGGACGTCATGCCTTCGCGCAAGGAACTGGCCGCGGCCGGACTGCCCTTCTACGACTCGCCCGAACGGGCCGTGGGTGCGCTCAAGGCCATGCACGAGTATGGCGAATGGAAACGACGGCCGGCTCGCCATGTGGTCCGTTTCCCGGTTAACCGCCGCCGGGTGGAGCGGATCATCACCCGCCGCCAGCGCACCGGCCGGCTCCGGCTGGGCGAGGTCAAGTCCAAGGACATTCTCAAGGCCTACGGCTTCCGCATCATGGAGGGCCGGTTGACCACCAGCCTCGAGGAGGCGGTGGAGATAGCCCGTTTCATCGGCTTTCCGGTGGCGATGAAGATCGTCTCGCCCAGTATCGTCCACAAGTCGGATCTGGGCGGGGTGCGGCTCAACATCGGCTCCAGCCAGGAGGTGGCCGACGCCTTTGACCTGATGATGCTGCGCATCAACAAGCACGCGCCCAACGCCATTGTCGAGGGTGTCTATGTGGAGAAGATGGCCGAGAAGGGCCTGGAGGTGATCATCGGTATGACCCGCGACCCCCAGTTCGGGCCGATGCTGATGTTCGGTCTGGGCGGCATCTTCGTCGAGGTGATGAAGGATGTCACCTTCCACCTGGCGCCGATCACCGAGAACGAGGCCATCCAGATGCTCAAGTCGACCCGCTCCTACGAGCTGCTCGAGGGCAAGCGCGGCCTCAAGGAGGTGGACATCAGCGCCATTGCCGTGTCTCTGCAACGGATCAGCCAGCTGACCACCGATTTTCCCCAGATCGTCGAACTGGACATCAATCCCCTGATTGTCGGCGAGATCGGCAACGAACCGGTGGTGGCCGACGCCCGTATGACCTTTGCCCGGCCGTTGGCCGGTCTCTAA